Proteins encoded within one genomic window of Camelina sativa cultivar DH55 chromosome 19, Cs, whole genome shotgun sequence:
- the LOC104765860 gene encoding mediator of RNA polymerase II transcription subunit 31-like: MRKKIRFTVSPEEIDDDTSEIPSPPKKTYKDPDGGRQQFLLELEFIQCLANPTYIHYLAQNQYFEDEAFIEYLNYLQYWQRPEYIKFIIYIWRG, from the exons ATGCGCAAGAAAATAAg GTTCACTGTTTCTCCcgaggagattgatgatgatacATCAGAGATTCCATCCCC GCCAAAGAAAACTTACAAGGATCCCGACGGTGGAAGGCAACAGTTCTTACTGGAACTTGAATTCATTCAATGTCTCGCCAATCCTACTTACATCCACT ACCTGGCACAGAATCAGTATTTTGAAGATGAAGCATTTATTGAATACTTGAACTATCTTCAATATTGGCAGCGACCAGAGTACATCAAGTTCATAAT ATACATATGGAGAGGATAA